TTTGATGGGAAATCGAGAGGTGTCCATCAATACCACCGTGATTTTGGATGATCCCAAGCTATATGACCCTACTCTGCACTCGCTAGTCTATGCAGTAGTGGATGAGACAATTAATCGTTTGGTGGGCTATGCCAATACATTACTTTCCGTGCACGCAGGCTCCAATTCCTATTCAGCTGAATACGTCAGTTAGATTCTAGTATCTTTTTCCTGAATATCCATTCCTTCTGAACAAACAATAACAGAGGTTGACAGTCCAAAACAAACGATAGATCAGGAGGCCATTATGCAACGATTTGCTGCTCATGAATTTTTGGAAACACAAGAAGCACTCCGCTCCAAACACGCCGCGATTGAAATGCACGGATTACTTGCCGAGATGGCGCAAGACCCTCAATTAACAAGCATCATTAACCGGCATCAGCAAATGATCATGACTGCATACCAACAAGGGATTAGCCTATTGCAAGGAAAAGGATTCAACATAGCGCCAGCCCCTATTCAATTACGTGTAGCCCAACCGACTGCTGTTGGTCTAAATAACCCACAGATGGCTGCGCCCAACCCGCACCCAACCCGCTTGTCTGATATGACAATCGCTACCTTGATGTTGAATTGGCATAAAGCGGGTTCCGCTATCGGAATGCTGTGGGCGGCAGAGTGTGTGGACCCAGGTATCCGACAATATCATGTAAATGGCGCGAATGCATGCCAGCAAATGGCGTATGAAACTTGGCAATACTTGAATGCAAGAGGCTACTACCAAGCTCCGCAGCTTGCCGATCATACGATGAATACGATGATTAACGCCTACCAGCCTCAACAGCAAATGCTCCTGTAAGCTACAATAACCGTCCTTGTTTGGACGGTTTTCCATTTGTGCGAAGCATAGCAACCGGGAACGAGAAAAACCTCCCGGACTCTGGAAGGCTTTGTTTGTTACAAGGTGTCAGCGATCTCGAACGGTCTCGGTATTATTTGACCAGCCCCAGCTTTCTATTGGTCGTTCCTCATTATCACAGTCTTTACTGTCTTGTATATTTGGGATGACTTGTCCTTCTTCGTCGTGCTTCGAATGGTTGTCCTGCAAGTTTTTAGATAAATCCATGGTTCTCCCCCTCTCTTTTCGTAATGTGCCCGTAGAACGGGAAAGGCATTCAAAAGTCTTGCACAGTGCATGTGATTGGAAAACAAAAAACTGCCACCTCTCTCGTATCACGTACAAGAAGAAATGGCAGTTTTCTTTTTCACTCTTCGTTTATCCGACTTGTTGGAGCAACTTTCCCCGCAGTTTTGCGAGCATGTCCTCCGTCATTTTGTCCAGGTCGTACTCCGCTTTGAAGCCCCACTCTTGCAGGGCAGCCGTAGCATCAATGGAGTTCGGCCAGCTGTCGGCAATCGCCTGACGCACAGGGTCGACTTCATAAGAGAGCGTAAACTCAGGAATGTGTTTACGGATCGCTGCTGCTACATCTTCTGGCTCAATGCTCATCGCAGTCACGTTGAACGCATTGCGGTGAATGAGCTTGGAGGAATCTGCTTCCATCAGGGAAACAATCGCATTCAGCGCATCAGGCATATACATCATATCCATGTACGTGCCTCTGCCGATGTAGGACGTATACGCTCCATGCTGGATCGCCTTGTAGTAAATGTCTACTGCGTAGTCAGTCGTACCACCACCTGGAGGCGCTACATACGAGATCAGACCTGGGAAGCGTACGCCACGCGTATCTACCCCAAATTTTTGATAATAGTAATCGCAGAGCAACTCACCGGATACTTTATTTACACCATACATGGTCGTAGGCCGTTGAATCGTGTCCTGCGGCGTGTTGTCCTTTGGTGTAGTTGGACCAAATGCACCAATCGAGCTCGGCGTAAAGAACTGGCAGTTCAACTCACGTGCTGCTTCCAGAGCGTTTACCAGCCCGCCCATGTTCAGGTTCCATGCCAAGAGAGGCTTTGCTTCAGCTGTTGCAGACAACAGGGCAGCCAAATGCATAATGGTATCCACGCCATGTATCTTCGCCAGCTCAAACATCCGGTTCCCGTCAGTGACATCAAGAACTTCGAATGGACCCGATTGCACGACAGGATCGTCTTCGTTTTTCCGGATATCTGTGGCGATGACTTGATCCGCTCCGTAAATATCGCGTAATTTCATGATGAGTTCGGAACCAATTTGTCCTAACGCCCCGGTTACCAGAATTTTTTTCATTTCAGGATCCCCATTTCTTTCCCAACTTTTTCGTAGATGCTAAGGGCACGATCCAACATTTCTTTGCTATGTGCCGCTGTTGGCATATTCCGTACACGGCCAGTTCCTTTTGGTACAGTCGGGAACACGATCGCTTTCGCGTACACGCCCTCTTCATACAGTCGCTTGCTGAACTCTTGAGTCTGCTGTTCGTCTCCGATAATGCAAGGAGTGATAGGCGTTTCGCTCTCCCCGATATTGAAGCCGAGTTCTTTCAAGCCTTTTTTGAGGTAATGTCCGTTATCCCACAACTTGTCGTGCAGCTCGGTGCTGTTCATCAAAATATCGATAGCCGCAATGGAAGCAGCCACATCCGCTGGAGTCAGCGAAGTCGAGAACAGGAACGGTCTGCTGCGTACTTTGAGCCAGTCGATCAGATCCTGGCGTCCCGCTACATAACCGCCGACTACCCCAATTGCTTTGGAAAGTGTTCCGATTTGGAAGTCGATTTTATCAGACAGGCCAAAATGCTTAACCGTTCCTGCCCCTTTACCGAGAACACCAGAGCCGTGGGCATCGTCTACATACGTAATCAAGTCATATTGTTCGGCTACCTCTACGATTTCCGGCAGCTTGGCAACATCGCCATCCATCGAAAATACGCCGTCAGTAATGACCATCAACTTTTTATATTTGCCAGATTCTTTCGCTTCCTTCGCTTTCGCACGCAAGTCATCGATATCGGAGTGATTCACACGGATAATTTGTGCACGAGACAGGCGGCATCCATCAATAATGGAGGCGTGGTTCAACTCGTCAGAAAGAATCGCATCGTCCTTGTCCATGACAGCAGAGATCGCAGCCATGTTGCAGTTAAAACCAGATTGGTAGGCAATAGCGGCTTCCGTGTGCTTGAAGGCAGCGAGCTTTTCTTCCAGCTTCACATGCAAGTCCAAGGTACCATTAATTGTACGAACAGCCCCTGCCCCTACGCCGTATTTGCTTGCTGCTGCAATCGCAGCGTCTACAAGACGTTGATCAGTAGCCAAGCCCAGATAGTTATTGGAGGAGAGGTTGATCAGTTCTTTTCCTGCAATCGTAATGACAGGACCATTCGCGCTTTGCAATGGGTCTATGACGTTGTACAGTCCCTTGCTCTTCAAATCTGCCAGATTTTCATGTAAAAAATGTTCAAGTGTTTTGCTCGCCAACGAGAATCCCTCCATTATTCAGCCATCGATTAGTAAGTTCCACAAAAACAATTGTTCACGCTGTATGGACACATCATTTTGATAAAATTCGCATAAAATCAACTTAATCTACAGACATTTTACCACCATTTACTTAAAACGTCCACATCACAAAGACATATTGTTAACGCTTTCAATCATTTTCCTTTCGATAATGTCATCTCTCCTACTTTCTCCTTTTGTCTTAATTCGTAGACTCCCGAAAATGAAAAAACCACTCTCTTGCTTCATGTGAGCAGATCGTGGCCTTTTCCTCATTTTTTTGCCTTTTGTGATTTTAAGATACCAGGCTTGGTGTCTATCGTACGCACAAAACCGTTCGTTTCGAAGCGATGCGTCATCAAGGCCTCTACTGGTCTGCCGTTTTGAAAATGCTCTTCCACCAACAGCTGTGCATCTTCTGGCGTCACGTTTTCATACCAGATTCCCTCGGGGTACACGATCATCACGCATGCGTCCTCACATCGCCCGTTGCAACGCGTGCGGGTTGTATGTACATAGTCATCCAAACCTGCGTTGGTAATCGCTTCGCGTATCGCTACCGTAACCTCTTCGCCACCCTTGCGCATACAGCTTCCACCATTACAGATCAGCACATGATGCTTTGTCTGAGATAAGTCCCATGTTGCCACTACATATCCACTCCGTTCTTGTCCAACATCCATCCACTCTCCCCATCATGACGGTTTCTTGTTCAATTTGCAATTCCCAGAACGTTTGGTTTTTGATAGAATATATGTTCGTATACGTTTTACAAAAAGATTTTGGTGGTGAAAGCATGTCCGTTACCAAACAGCGCGATGCCTTGCAGCTTTTGCAAACAGTAGGCTCCTACCCATGGTATGTCGAAAAGTTTATTGAGCATAAAAAAGCAAAAAAGAATTCACCCTCCACCTTGCTTGGATACCTCCGCGATTTCTCTTTTTTCTTTCGCTGGATGATGACAGAAGGATTGAGTACCGCGACGGATATGAAGGACATTCCGTTAAGCGATTTGAATGACTTGAAGAAGGAAACGGTAGAAAGCTATATTTTATACTTGCAGGAGTCGCATCTATATGAGCGATCCGTTTTGCTCTCGAACCCTACCAAAAGCGCGAAAAAAGAGTATAGCGACCGCACCATCAGCAGAAAAATATCGAGCCTGAAATCGCTTTTTCATTACTTGTCTGCCCTCGCTGAGGATGAGAATGGGGAATCGTATTTGACGCGGAATGTACTTGCCAAAATCGAGCTGGAGATCACGGAGCTGACTCCCCTCGCACGCGCCCACGCCATTCGGGCAAAAATCCTGATTGACGACGAAATCTATCAGTTCGTCGATTTTGTCTACAACGGATATCTGGCCCATTGTGATACGGAAAAAAAGAAGCAGTATCACATGCAAAACCGCGACCGGGATACTGCCTTGATCGCGATGATTCTCTCCGGTGGCTTCCGTGTGTCAGAGATCGTCAGTCTCGATCTATCCGACATTATTATGGAAAAAAACCAGTTGAAATTGATCCGCAAAGGAAAGAAAGAGGACGCTCCTTTTTTCAGTGACTGGGGCAAGGAGTACTTAGCCAAATACTTGCAGCTACGTGACAAATACAATCCCGAACCGCAAGAGGACGCTGTTTTTCTCGCTGTTTCCCCGACCAATCCGAATGGGCATCGCATTGAAGTGCGGTCTGTCCAAAAACTGGTCAAAAAGTATGCCAAAGCATTCGGCATCCCCGATTTGTCTGTCCATAAGCTTCGTCACAGCTTTGCTACACAGTTTCTCCGCTTGAATCCTGACCCCCATCAGCTCCAAGCACAACTGGGGCACTCCAAAATCGAAACGACCATGCAGTATGCCCATGTACTAGAAGATGCTCTGGGTAAGGCTGTGAACAGAACTACGTAAGCA
This genomic stretch from Brevibacillus sp. DP1.3A harbors:
- a CDS encoding ferredoxin; the protein is MATWDLSQTKHHVLICNGGSCMRKGGEEVTVAIREAITNAGLDDYVHTTRTRCNGRCEDACVMIVYPEGIWYENVTPEDAQLLVEEHFQNGRPVEALMTHRFETNGFVRTIDTKPGILKSQKAKK
- the xerS gene encoding tyrosine recombinase XerS, encoding MSVTKQRDALQLLQTVGSYPWYVEKFIEHKKAKKNSPSTLLGYLRDFSFFFRWMMTEGLSTATDMKDIPLSDLNDLKKETVESYILYLQESHLYERSVLLSNPTKSAKKEYSDRTISRKISSLKSLFHYLSALAEDENGESYLTRNVLAKIELEITELTPLARAHAIRAKILIDDEIYQFVDFVYNGYLAHCDTEKKKQYHMQNRDRDTALIAMILSGGFRVSEIVSLDLSDIIMEKNQLKLIRKGKKEDAPFFSDWGKEYLAKYLQLRDKYNPEPQEDAVFLAVSPTNPNGHRIEVRSVQKLVKKYAKAFGIPDLSVHKLRHSFATQFLRLNPDPHQLQAQLGHSKIETTMQYAHVLEDALGKAVNRTT
- a CDS encoding spore coat protein, whose product is MQRFAAHEFLETQEALRSKHAAIEMHGLLAEMAQDPQLTSIINRHQQMIMTAYQQGISLLQGKGFNIAPAPIQLRVAQPTAVGLNNPQMAAPNPHPTRLSDMTIATLMLNWHKAGSAIGMLWAAECVDPGIRQYHVNGANACQQMAYETWQYLNARGYYQAPQLADHTMNTMINAYQPQQQMLL
- a CDS encoding glycine C-acetyltransferase, which encodes MASKTLEHFLHENLADLKSKGLYNVIDPLQSANGPVITIAGKELINLSSNNYLGLATDQRLVDAAIAAASKYGVGAGAVRTINGTLDLHVKLEEKLAAFKHTEAAIAYQSGFNCNMAAISAVMDKDDAILSDELNHASIIDGCRLSRAQIIRVNHSDIDDLRAKAKEAKESGKYKKLMVITDGVFSMDGDVAKLPEIVEVAEQYDLITYVDDAHGSGVLGKGAGTVKHFGLSDKIDFQIGTLSKAIGVVGGYVAGRQDLIDWLKVRSRPFLFSTSLTPADVAASIAAIDILMNSTELHDKLWDNGHYLKKGLKELGFNIGESETPITPCIIGDEQQTQEFSKRLYEEGVYAKAIVFPTVPKGTGRVRNMPTAAHSKEMLDRALSIYEKVGKEMGILK
- a CDS encoding L-threonine 3-dehydrogenase, with translation MKKILVTGALGQIGSELIMKLRDIYGADQVIATDIRKNEDDPVVQSGPFEVLDVTDGNRMFELAKIHGVDTIMHLAALLSATAEAKPLLAWNLNMGGLVNALEAARELNCQFFTPSSIGAFGPTTPKDNTPQDTIQRPTTMYGVNKVSGELLCDYYYQKFGVDTRGVRFPGLISYVAPPGGGTTDYAVDIYYKAIQHGAYTSYIGRGTYMDMMYMPDALNAIVSLMEADSSKLIHRNAFNVTAMSIEPEDVAAAIRKHIPEFTLSYEVDPVRQAIADSWPNSIDATAALQEWGFKAEYDLDKMTEDMLAKLRGKLLQQVG